In the genome of Paenibacillus sp. GP183, the window GCGATTCCATAAAGACTGCCCATATGATTATCAACATGGGTAAGGTGGAGACCGGCTTGTTTCGCAGCTTGAAACTGGGCCAGTATTTCCGATTTTACCGATCTGGGATCAGCTTTCTTCTCGAAATCGAGGACGGTCATATGCATATATCCGCTCTCATCATGAAGTGACGAATGTCCGGTCAAGCTCTTCCAACGAAAGCCGGCAAATTCACTGGTTAGGGTGAGATGAAGGCCAATGTTCACGATTCCTTTACGCCGCACCCAAGCGGTAGCTTCTTGAAAAGCAGGGGCAGGCGGCATGATCGTTGCTGAAGATACCTTGCCTTCTTCAAGCAAATGCATGATAGCCTTGTTAGCCGCGTGGCTTTGCCCAAAGTCATCGCAATTCATGATCAGATATTTATCCATGATGTTCCACTCCGGAATCGCTCATCATATCGTTGGTTACATGATTTTCATTCGAAACCTTCTTGAGAAAGAGCGAGATGAGGAAGGAAATCAGCAGCAGGCAGAATGGCACCGCACTGATCAAGTATTTGAAGGTGGCTTCCGGATTAGAGCCCGGATGTTCTCCGCTGACATAGCCAAATATCATGCCGACAATCCAGAAAGCCAGAGCGGAGATAAGTCCGCTGGACCGTGTGATAAATCCGGCGACGGCTGTGTATATACCTTCCCTTCTGCGCCCTGTTTTCTGAGCATCGAGATCAATGATTTGCCCGCTCAGCACTGCAGGTGTAACGAGGAAACCTGATAAGCCGAAACCGGCCATGACTCCTGCCGCGATGCCGCTGCCAAGTCCCTGGGCAAACCATAAGGGTACAACCGACAGGCTGTAGACAGCCAGTGCAAGACGCCAACTTGTAACACCGCCGAGTTTTCGTACGATCAAATACCAAACCGCAACAAGCGGAATCACCGATACGAAAATGGATGCAAGCAGGAGTGAAACCTGGGTCTCCGGAATCTTCAACACGTATTTGGCATAGAACGGTATCATGGAGCTTAGCAAACCATTCACAGTTTGAGCAAAAGAGTTGGCAATGTTAAAAATCCAGAATTGCTTGTTCTTTAGCGTTTCCCGGAATGCCTCTATAATCCCAAGCGGTACTTCCTGCTGTGCTTCTTCCTTTTCCTTTACATGGGCCATACATATCCACATAAATACGGCAAAGACCAGCGCATAAATAAGCGCCATATTTCGGTATCCGTAAGCGGCAAATATGATCGGAGTCAGTGCAGAGCCAATGAGAATCGCCACAATTTGAAAACCTTGTTGGACCGCTGACGCCTTGGCGCGGATTCTGTCCCCCCTGAATAACTCCGGAAATAGTGCTCCGTAATTCACCCATAGAACAGTAGTTACAGTCTCAAAAAGAATTAGCGCAGTAAGAAACCAAATGAAGAGATTATTGCCTTCCATGCCCTCAGGCACGGCAAACACCATAATAAACGTCAAGATAAACAGCGGCATTGCGGCATAGATCCAAGGCTTGCGCCTTCCCCATCGTGTCCTTGTATTATCGGACAAATAACCGAAGATGGGCTGGTCTACAGCATCCCAAATCAAATAAATGGTCCGGGCAAGAGTGGCGAGACCGACTCCAAGTCCTAGCTTTTCCACATAATAATAGCTGTAGAACGCACTGAACGCCTGCACGGGTATCATCATGGCCAGCATCCCGAGTGCATAGGTTAGCGGGGAATTCAGAAGCTTTTTTGTCATTTGATCTTCTTCCTCCACACAGCATTTCTTCCCGCAACCACATGTTTTGTGCGATTATTGAAAGCGCTGTCAAATTATAAAAAACGCAGTTAATTAATGTATATATTTGTTAGTCCAACATCAGTATACATTGAATTGAAAAAATGCCCCACAACAAATATTATTTGTGCATTGTTTATACTTTTTTTAGAATTGATTTAGAGATGTTTTAGACATAATGGTTATGATGAAATTTAGAAGGAGATTTGCCATGTCCATCAAAATGAGATTACTGCTTTCCTATATTGCCATGACCATCATTCCAGTCGTCTTATTCGCTCTGATCGCCGCAACGCTGGCTTCTGTGTTTTTTAAAAATGCGGGAACCGGCAGCGTGAATGGAATGCCGGCTATTTGGGATTCTACCAACCAACGCAATGAACTTATTGCCGGTGTCAAATTTATGGCACGAACGGATCCCGACCGTTTCACTGACAGCGGTTTTTTGAAAAATACGGATGAGGAATTGAACCTACTGCAAGCAGGACTCGTTGTCATGCGAAGTGAAAGGATGAGCTTCGTTTCACCTTTTGTGGACAGCCCGGATCTTAATAAACAGCTTCAAGGGTTACCAACAGGATCGGATTCATATCCTTGGGGCAAAAAAGTGGGCGGCCGTTTTACGGTTGCAAAGTACGATATCTCGTTCAGCGATCACAGTGCCGGAACAGTCTATGTGCTCTCCGATATGAATCTGATGATCGATAACGCAAAAAAGTTTTTTCCACTGCTTGTGCTGTGCCTGCTTGTTGTGACTGGGCTAACCAATGGAATCTTGACCTTCTTGGTTTCCCGCAGCATCATTAAACCTTTGTACAGATTGAAACACGCTGCCGAACAAATTAAAGAGGGAAATCTGGATCATGAAGTAAATTTGATACGAAAAGATGAAATTGGAAAGTTGAGCGGGGCATTTGAAGAAATGAGGGTCCGTTTGAAGGAATCGATCCAGCTTCAATTGCAGTACGAAGAAAACCGCAAAGAACTGATCTCCAACATTTCTCACGACCTGAAAACGCCGATTACCGGGATTAAAGCTTGCGTCGAAGGCATTCAAGACGGCATCGCGGATACCGGTCCAAAGCAGGAAAAATATATGAGTATGATCGCAAAAAAAACGGAAGAAATGGATCGTTTAATCGACGAATTGTTTCTGTTTTCCAAGCTTGATTTGAATCGGTTGCCTTTTAACCTTGAACCGATGGATCTTGAGGCATATTTGCGCGATTTTGTCGAAGAATTGCGCCTCGATCCGCGTATGGCGGGGGTTTCGGTTGCGTTCTCCTTTTTCGGAGACCGACCGGTTAGCGTCACAGCCGACCGTGAAAAGCTGGGCAGAGTGATCATGAACATTATCGAAAATAGTTTAAAATATATGAACAAAGCGACAAAAGAAATCAGGATTGATTTATTTGACGGAAACAATGAAGCGACTGTAGAAATACAAGACAACGGATCAGGCATCGAAGACGCGGCACTGCCGCATATTTTTAACCGCTTTTATCGGGCGGATCCGTCGAGAAACAAGGCTTTGGGGGGCAGTGGACTAGGACTTGCCATTGTCAAACAAATCATAGAAGGGCAAGGTGGGAATGTGTGGGCAGAGAGCACATTGGGGGAAGGCACCAGTATTTATTTTACACTTAGAAAGACAAAACATGGCGGTGAGCTGTTATGAAGCGAATTTTGATCATCGAGGACGAGGAAGTCATTGTGGAAGTGGAAAAAGATTATTTGGAAGCAAGCGGCTTGGCGGTAGAGGTCGCGATAAGCGGTGACATCGGCCTCAAGAAAGCACTTGAAGAGGACTATGATCTGATCATTCTCGATCTCATGCTGCCGAAAACGGACGGGTTCGAAATATGCAGGCAAGTCCGTCTGTTGAAAAACGTTCCGATCCTGATGGTTTCCGCCAAAAAGGAAGACATCGACAAAATACGGGGTCTTGGACTCGGTGCGGACGATTATATGACCAAGCCGTTTAGCGTGGGGGAGCTGGTCGCCAGGGTCAAAGCGCACCTCGCCCGTTACGACCGATTAATGACAGATAATCGGATAAGGCAAAAAGATGAGATCCGAATACGCGGCATTCACATTGACAAAATATCCCGGAAGGTGTCCGTGAATGAAATAGAAGTATCGTTTACTTCCAAGGAGTATGACCTGCTGTTGTTTCTAGCCGTCCATCCGAACCGGGTGTTCAGCAAAGATGAATTGTTCGAGAAAATCTGGGGGTTGGATTCTTTAGGCGACAACGCCACTGTGACCGTTTTTATAAGCAAGCTGAGGGAAAAAATAGAAGCCGATCCCTCCAAGCCGCAATATATTGAAACGATTTGGGGCGTTGGGTACCGCTTAAATTTTTAGATGCATCGTACAAAATAATGAAAAAGTCTGAAGCGACCTGTTCACTCACCCGTGAAGGTCGTTTTATTTATTTAGTGATTCTTTTATACTTTTTTTAGATTTCGTTTAGAGACCATTTAGACATACCCCCTATCATGAATAAGGGGAGGAGGTGACAAAAGATGGAAAACGAAGTTAAAGCAGGTGAGGAAGTAAAAGCATCAGGACGTATTCGATCAGTAAGATTGGTTTACGGGCTGTTGGCAGCGGGTTACTTCGTGTGTGTGATTCTCCAAGTGTTTTTCGCCGGATTGGGTGTATTTGTGAACGCCGATTATTTACAATTGCATCGTGCATTCGCGAATTATTTCGAGTTAGCCTCCGTC includes:
- a CDS encoding HAMP domain-containing sensor histidine kinase: MSIKMRLLLSYIAMTIIPVVLFALIAATLASVFFKNAGTGSVNGMPAIWDSTNQRNELIAGVKFMARTDPDRFTDSGFLKNTDEELNLLQAGLVVMRSERMSFVSPFVDSPDLNKQLQGLPTGSDSYPWGKKVGGRFTVAKYDISFSDHSAGTVYVLSDMNLMIDNAKKFFPLLVLCLLVVTGLTNGILTFLVSRSIIKPLYRLKHAAEQIKEGNLDHEVNLIRKDEIGKLSGAFEEMRVRLKESIQLQLQYEENRKELISNISHDLKTPITGIKACVEGIQDGIADTGPKQEKYMSMIAKKTEEMDRLIDELFLFSKLDLNRLPFNLEPMDLEAYLRDFVEELRLDPRMAGVSVAFSFFGDRPVSVTADREKLGRVIMNIIENSLKYMNKATKEIRIDLFDGNNEATVEIQDNGSGIEDAALPHIFNRFYRADPSRNKALGGSGLGLAIVKQIIEGQGGNVWAESTLGEGTSIYFTLRKTKHGGELL
- a CDS encoding DUF6220 domain-containing protein; this encodes MENEVKAGEEVKASGRIRSVRLVYGLLAAGYFVCVILQVFFAGLGVFVNADYLQLHRAFANYFELASVLMFLLSFLGRIRGGLRWLTLGLFALTSLQHLTLQFPGFLPAIHTIDALLLFGISMHLMKRSWSWLLFR
- a CDS encoding response regulator transcription factor, translated to MKRILIIEDEEVIVEVEKDYLEASGLAVEVAISGDIGLKKALEEDYDLIILDLMLPKTDGFEICRQVRLLKNVPILMVSAKKEDIDKIRGLGLGADDYMTKPFSVGELVARVKAHLARYDRLMTDNRIRQKDEIRIRGIHIDKISRKVSVNEIEVSFTSKEYDLLLFLAVHPNRVFSKDELFEKIWGLDSLGDNATVTVFISKLREKIEADPSKPQYIETIWGVGYRLNF
- a CDS encoding MFS transporter, which produces MTKKLLNSPLTYALGMLAMMIPVQAFSAFYSYYYVEKLGLGVGLATLARTIYLIWDAVDQPIFGYLSDNTRTRWGRRKPWIYAAMPLFILTFIMVFAVPEGMEGNNLFIWFLTALILFETVTTVLWVNYGALFPELFRGDRIRAKASAVQQGFQIVAILIGSALTPIIFAAYGYRNMALIYALVFAVFMWICMAHVKEKEEAQQEVPLGIIEAFRETLKNKQFWIFNIANSFAQTVNGLLSSMIPFYAKYVLKIPETQVSLLLASIFVSVIPLVAVWYLIVRKLGGVTSWRLALAVYSLSVVPLWFAQGLGSGIAAGVMAGFGLSGFLVTPAVLSGQIIDLDAQKTGRRREGIYTAVAGFITRSSGLISALAFWIVGMIFGYVSGEHPGSNPEATFKYLISAVPFCLLLISFLISLFLKKVSNENHVTNDMMSDSGVEHHG